A window from Mytilus galloprovincialis chromosome 8, xbMytGall1.hap1.1, whole genome shotgun sequence encodes these proteins:
- the LOC143085288 gene encoding protocadherin beta-13-like isoform X2 encodes MEKILIIGFMFLPTLQSLVYYIDEESGSNKFLGNIATDTNLEKMVNNSDDFKTIQYSFLTQGHPHSSKFKINETTSEIRTKENLDRETICEYSPSCVLSLQVSAKSTYGIFFETFDIFVHLNDINDNTPYFPSSSVNLSVSEASLVGTKFTISSAIDKDSTNFSVIDYQISPLGSPFNVEFTKNLDGQTTTVWLKVIRTLDREVKDSYKIQILAKDGGNPAKIGTLDVNLVVDDVNDESPKFSKSLYNVTLAEDVVINSTIVTVSATDSDSGKNGEVSYRFSASQNQDILSTFSINTKTGDIKLIKKLQYEPSESYKMIVEAVDNGDQPSVSQVFVHVNILDSGNNPPTININLLSDSDMAEVSEFANMGAVVAHVKVDDGDTGRNGIVTCQIQNNFFQLQRMEVKEYKVIVHQPLDREAKPEHLVSVFCSDVGSPPLNSSKNFVVQVIDENDQPPVFMKTTYTASIAENNNFNDVILHVSASDRDIGVNADVTYRLHADSGQDFTIDSATGLIRANNTFDREKIDQYKFRVLAVDKGKQPLSSTCTVIVNIDDVNDNDPKFDKDVYHARVLENLKDFNVTSLHATDQDTDVNGIITYSLAKSSEGVPFQVMPYGTIKTTKLLNREDQDRYAFMVVAFDHGNPPRTSTVNVIVDVDDQNDYHPIIMYPNTTNDTVLVSYQSPVNSVVTKIKAFDPDLGPNSDLLFSIKSRNDSDIFNIISTTGEVVVVQRMTILNMNLKYFLEIAVSDKGLPTSLTSTRKLHIVVSLRNITSASPMAQEQQDYSIAIAITVVVVTIVLAATIIITIFVIRRLDKQKRMYQETVVPDQNKNLFSSSSDKGSLYSLPGDRSSSQHTEYNPSHDANSVASQNTYQRPQSVADISHDESRDKIGGYSRAISPNSDVRQSELTRLASIRLHQQFAQSHDKPWTNQHSEHPVRRPGDNHSDTSGETIPSDSGRGSLDDDHHNLSKSHQSDFRKYLLHPTGQQGRRGTPPHKQNISNPSHIPYTVNKLGPSTQHKQTNISSPRDPPNHPFYENINPHHQNRHIPYTGRDHISYGHFQKGLHQRPYLDETMDSVNTGYDDDDNTTTSGSYTIDADDFPTEVKFDKIQDVIV; translated from the exons ATGGAGAAGATATTAATTATCGGTTTCATGTTTTTACCAACATTACAGTCACTGGTATATTACATAGACGAAGAAAGTGGTTCAAACAAATTCCTTGGAAACATTGCAACGGATACAAACTTAGAAAAAATGGTTAATAATTCTGAcgattttaaaacaatacaatacagTTTTCTAACTCAGGGACATCCACATTCATCAAAATTCAAGATAAATGAAACAACAAGTGAAATCCGAACAAAAGAAAATTTAGACCGAGAAACAATCTGTGAATATTCCCCTTCATGTGTATTGTCGTTACAAGTTTCTGCCAAGTCAACATATggaatattttttgaaacatttgACATTTTTGTTCATTTGAATGATATAAACGATAACACACCATATTTTCCATCATCTAGTGTTAATCTGTCTGTTTCCGAGGCTTCTCTTGTTGGAACAAAGTTTACCATTAGCAGTGCAATAGACAAAGATAGTACTAACTTTTCTGTGATAGACTACCAGATCTCACCTCTTGGGTCCCCTTTTAATGTTGAATTTACTAAAAACCTTGATGGACAAACCACAACTGTATGGCTGAAAGTGATTAGAACATTGGACAGAGAAGTAAAAGACAgctataaaattcaaattttggcAAAAGATGGCGGTAACCCAGCAAAAATAGGCACTTTGGATGTAAATCTTGTTGTTGACGATGTTAATGATGAATCTCCTAAATTTAGTAAATCTTTGTACAATGTAACTTTGGCAGAAGATGTGGTTATTAATTCAACTATTGTAACTGTTTCAGCAACTGATTCTGATTCCGGTAAAAATGGAGAAGTAAGTTACAGATTTAGTGCAAGTCAAAACCAGGATATTCTTTCAACTTTCTCAATAAATACTAAGACTGGAGATATCAAACTAATTAAGAAGTTACAATATGAACCAAGCGAGTCTTACAAAATGATCGTAGAAGCAGTTGATAATGGTGATCAGCCTTCCGTATCTCAAGTTTTTGTGCATGTAAATATTTTGGACTCTGGGAATAATCCACCTACAATAAACATAAACTTGTTATCAGATTCTGACATGGCAGAGGTGTCTGAGTTTGCTAACATGGGAGCTGTTGTAGCCCATGTAAAAGTTGACGATGGTGACACTGGTCGTAATGGAATAGTCACATGTCAAATCCAGAACAATTTCTTCCAACTACAGCGCATGGAAGTAAAAGAGTACAAGGTCATAGTTCATCAACCACTGGACCGTGAGGCTAAACCAGAACATTTGGTTTCCGTATTCTGTAGCGATGTCGGAAGTCCACCATTAAACAGCTCCAAGAACTTTGTGGTTCAAGTTATTGATGAAAATGATCAGCCACCAGTATTCATGAAAACAACCTACACTGCAAGCATTGctgaaaacaacaatttcaatgATGTAATACTTCATGTTTCTGCTTCAGATCGGGATATTGGGGTAAATGCTGATGTCACATACAGACTTCATGCAGATTCAGGTCAAGACTTTACCATTGACAGTGCAACAGGACTTATTCGAGCCAACAACACATTTGACAGAGAAAAAATTGACCAATACAAATTTCGAGTGTTAGCGGTCGATAAAGGGAAACAACCCCTGAGTTCAACATGTACTGTTATCGTTAACATTGATGATGTAAATGACAATGATCCTAAATTTGACAAAGATGTCTATCATGCTCGTGTCCTTGAAAATCTTAAAGATTTCAATGTCACTTCATTGCACGCTACCGACCAAGACACTGATGTGAACGGAATTATAACTTACTCTTTAGCGAAATCTTCTGAAGGAGTACCATTCCAAGTAATGCCGTACGGAACAATTAAAACAACCAAACTTCTTAACAGAGAAGATCAGGATAGATATGCTTTCATGGTGGTGGCATTCGACCATGGTAATCCACCAAGAACCAGTACCGTCAATGTGATTGTTGATGTAGATGACCAGAACGACTATCACCCAATTATCATGTATCCTAATACAACCAATGACACAGTTTTAGTTTCATATCAGTCACCTGTTAATTCTGTTGTAACGAAAATCAAAGCATTTGACCCAGATTTGGGACCTAATAGCGACTTGCTGTTTTCAATCAAATCACGGAATGACTCTGATATTTTCAATATAATCAGTACAACAGGTGAAGTGGTTGTGGTTCAGAGGATGACCATTCTCAACATGAATCTAAAATATTTCTTGGAGATAGCCGTATCTGACAAAGGACTACCAACATCTTTAACATCAACAAGAAAATTACACATTGTTGTGTCGTTACGGAATATTACCTCAGCCTCACCTATGGCACAAGAACAGCAGGACTATAGTATTGCCATTGCTATAACTGTTGTTGTGGTAACTATAGTATTAGCAGCCACAATTATCATTACCATATTCGTGATTCGTAGATTGGATAAACAGAAACGAATGTACCAGGAGACTGTGGTACCAGATCAGAATAAAAATCTGTTTTCCTCCTCTTCTGACAAAGGTTCCCTGTACAGTCTACCAGGTGATAGATCATCCAGTCAGCATACAGAGTACAATCCTTCCCATGATGCCAACAGTGTAGCCAGTCAAAATACATATCAG aGACCTCAATCTGTAGCAGACATAAGCCATGATGAGAGCCGAGACAAAATTGGGGGATATTCAAGAGCTATTTCTCCGAACAGTGATGTGAGACAATCAGAACTTACACGACTTGCTTCCATCAGATTACACCAGCAGTTTGCTCAATCACATGACAAACCATGGACCAATCAGCATTCAGag CATCCAGTCAGGAGACCTGGAGATAACCATAGTGACACATCAGGGGAGACAATTCCTAGTGATAGCGGGCGAGGGAGCCTAGATGATGACCATCATAATTTGTCCAAATCACACCAATCAG ACTTTAGAAAATATTTACTACACCCAACAGGTCAGCAAGGCAGAAGAGGGACTCCACCtcacaaacaaaatatatcaaatccATCTCATATTCCATATACTGTAAATAAACTGGGGCCATCAACCcaacataaacaaacaaacatcagTAGTCCAAGAGATCCACCAAATCATCCATTTTATGAAAACATTAATCCACATCATCAAAATCGTCATATTCCATACACAGGGAGAGATCACATTTCATACGGACATTTCCAGAAAGGATTGCATCAGCGACCATATTTAGATGAGACAATGGACAGTGTAAACACCGGTTATGATGACGATGATAATACAACCACGTCTGGAAGTTACACAATTGATGCTGACGATTTTCCTACGGAAGTGAAGTTTGATAAAATCCAAGACGTGATTGTTTAA
- the LOC143085288 gene encoding protocadherin beta-13-like isoform X1 produces MEKILIIGFMFLPTLQSLVYYIDEESGSNKFLGNIATDTNLEKMVNNSDDFKTIQYSFLTQGHPHSSKFKINETTSEIRTKENLDRETICEYSPSCVLSLQVSAKSTYGIFFETFDIFVHLNDINDNTPYFPSSSVNLSVSEASLVGTKFTISSAIDKDSTNFSVIDYQISPLGSPFNVEFTKNLDGQTTTVWLKVIRTLDREVKDSYKIQILAKDGGNPAKIGTLDVNLVVDDVNDESPKFSKSLYNVTLAEDVVINSTIVTVSATDSDSGKNGEVSYRFSASQNQDILSTFSINTKTGDIKLIKKLQYEPSESYKMIVEAVDNGDQPSVSQVFVHVNILDSGNNPPTININLLSDSDMAEVSEFANMGAVVAHVKVDDGDTGRNGIVTCQIQNNFFQLQRMEVKEYKVIVHQPLDREAKPEHLVSVFCSDVGSPPLNSSKNFVVQVIDENDQPPVFMKTTYTASIAENNNFNDVILHVSASDRDIGVNADVTYRLHADSGQDFTIDSATGLIRANNTFDREKIDQYKFRVLAVDKGKQPLSSTCTVIVNIDDVNDNDPKFDKDVYHARVLENLKDFNVTSLHATDQDTDVNGIITYSLAKSSEGVPFQVMPYGTIKTTKLLNREDQDRYAFMVVAFDHGNPPRTSTVNVIVDVDDQNDYHPIIMYPNTTNDTVLVSYQSPVNSVVTKIKAFDPDLGPNSDLLFSIKSRNDSDIFNIISTTGEVVVVQRMTILNMNLKYFLEIAVSDKGLPTSLTSTRKLHIVVSLRNITSASPMAQEQQDYSIAIAITVVVVTIVLAATIIITIFVIRRLDKQKRMYQETVVPDQNKNLFSSSSDKGSLYSLPGDRSSSQHTEYNPSHDANSVASQNTYQRPQSVADISHDESRDKIGGYSRAISPNSDVRQSELTRLASIRLHQQFAQSHDKPWTNQHSEHPVRRPGDNHSDTSGETIPSDSGRGSLDDDHHNLSKSHQSEDFRKYLLHPTGQQGRRGTPPHKQNISNPSHIPYTVNKLGPSTQHKQTNISSPRDPPNHPFYENINPHHQNRHIPYTGRDHISYGHFQKGLHQRPYLDETMDSVNTGYDDDDNTTTSGSYTIDADDFPTEVKFDKIQDVIV; encoded by the exons ATGGAGAAGATATTAATTATCGGTTTCATGTTTTTACCAACATTACAGTCACTGGTATATTACATAGACGAAGAAAGTGGTTCAAACAAATTCCTTGGAAACATTGCAACGGATACAAACTTAGAAAAAATGGTTAATAATTCTGAcgattttaaaacaatacaatacagTTTTCTAACTCAGGGACATCCACATTCATCAAAATTCAAGATAAATGAAACAACAAGTGAAATCCGAACAAAAGAAAATTTAGACCGAGAAACAATCTGTGAATATTCCCCTTCATGTGTATTGTCGTTACAAGTTTCTGCCAAGTCAACATATggaatattttttgaaacatttgACATTTTTGTTCATTTGAATGATATAAACGATAACACACCATATTTTCCATCATCTAGTGTTAATCTGTCTGTTTCCGAGGCTTCTCTTGTTGGAACAAAGTTTACCATTAGCAGTGCAATAGACAAAGATAGTACTAACTTTTCTGTGATAGACTACCAGATCTCACCTCTTGGGTCCCCTTTTAATGTTGAATTTACTAAAAACCTTGATGGACAAACCACAACTGTATGGCTGAAAGTGATTAGAACATTGGACAGAGAAGTAAAAGACAgctataaaattcaaattttggcAAAAGATGGCGGTAACCCAGCAAAAATAGGCACTTTGGATGTAAATCTTGTTGTTGACGATGTTAATGATGAATCTCCTAAATTTAGTAAATCTTTGTACAATGTAACTTTGGCAGAAGATGTGGTTATTAATTCAACTATTGTAACTGTTTCAGCAACTGATTCTGATTCCGGTAAAAATGGAGAAGTAAGTTACAGATTTAGTGCAAGTCAAAACCAGGATATTCTTTCAACTTTCTCAATAAATACTAAGACTGGAGATATCAAACTAATTAAGAAGTTACAATATGAACCAAGCGAGTCTTACAAAATGATCGTAGAAGCAGTTGATAATGGTGATCAGCCTTCCGTATCTCAAGTTTTTGTGCATGTAAATATTTTGGACTCTGGGAATAATCCACCTACAATAAACATAAACTTGTTATCAGATTCTGACATGGCAGAGGTGTCTGAGTTTGCTAACATGGGAGCTGTTGTAGCCCATGTAAAAGTTGACGATGGTGACACTGGTCGTAATGGAATAGTCACATGTCAAATCCAGAACAATTTCTTCCAACTACAGCGCATGGAAGTAAAAGAGTACAAGGTCATAGTTCATCAACCACTGGACCGTGAGGCTAAACCAGAACATTTGGTTTCCGTATTCTGTAGCGATGTCGGAAGTCCACCATTAAACAGCTCCAAGAACTTTGTGGTTCAAGTTATTGATGAAAATGATCAGCCACCAGTATTCATGAAAACAACCTACACTGCAAGCATTGctgaaaacaacaatttcaatgATGTAATACTTCATGTTTCTGCTTCAGATCGGGATATTGGGGTAAATGCTGATGTCACATACAGACTTCATGCAGATTCAGGTCAAGACTTTACCATTGACAGTGCAACAGGACTTATTCGAGCCAACAACACATTTGACAGAGAAAAAATTGACCAATACAAATTTCGAGTGTTAGCGGTCGATAAAGGGAAACAACCCCTGAGTTCAACATGTACTGTTATCGTTAACATTGATGATGTAAATGACAATGATCCTAAATTTGACAAAGATGTCTATCATGCTCGTGTCCTTGAAAATCTTAAAGATTTCAATGTCACTTCATTGCACGCTACCGACCAAGACACTGATGTGAACGGAATTATAACTTACTCTTTAGCGAAATCTTCTGAAGGAGTACCATTCCAAGTAATGCCGTACGGAACAATTAAAACAACCAAACTTCTTAACAGAGAAGATCAGGATAGATATGCTTTCATGGTGGTGGCATTCGACCATGGTAATCCACCAAGAACCAGTACCGTCAATGTGATTGTTGATGTAGATGACCAGAACGACTATCACCCAATTATCATGTATCCTAATACAACCAATGACACAGTTTTAGTTTCATATCAGTCACCTGTTAATTCTGTTGTAACGAAAATCAAAGCATTTGACCCAGATTTGGGACCTAATAGCGACTTGCTGTTTTCAATCAAATCACGGAATGACTCTGATATTTTCAATATAATCAGTACAACAGGTGAAGTGGTTGTGGTTCAGAGGATGACCATTCTCAACATGAATCTAAAATATTTCTTGGAGATAGCCGTATCTGACAAAGGACTACCAACATCTTTAACATCAACAAGAAAATTACACATTGTTGTGTCGTTACGGAATATTACCTCAGCCTCACCTATGGCACAAGAACAGCAGGACTATAGTATTGCCATTGCTATAACTGTTGTTGTGGTAACTATAGTATTAGCAGCCACAATTATCATTACCATATTCGTGATTCGTAGATTGGATAAACAGAAACGAATGTACCAGGAGACTGTGGTACCAGATCAGAATAAAAATCTGTTTTCCTCCTCTTCTGACAAAGGTTCCCTGTACAGTCTACCAGGTGATAGATCATCCAGTCAGCATACAGAGTACAATCCTTCCCATGATGCCAACAGTGTAGCCAGTCAAAATACATATCAG aGACCTCAATCTGTAGCAGACATAAGCCATGATGAGAGCCGAGACAAAATTGGGGGATATTCAAGAGCTATTTCTCCGAACAGTGATGTGAGACAATCAGAACTTACACGACTTGCTTCCATCAGATTACACCAGCAGTTTGCTCAATCACATGACAAACCATGGACCAATCAGCATTCAGag CATCCAGTCAGGAGACCTGGAGATAACCATAGTGACACATCAGGGGAGACAATTCCTAGTGATAGCGGGCGAGGGAGCCTAGATGATGACCATCATAATTTGTCCAAATCACACCAATCAG AAGACTTTAGAAAATATTTACTACACCCAACAGGTCAGCAAGGCAGAAGAGGGACTCCACCtcacaaacaaaatatatcaaatccATCTCATATTCCATATACTGTAAATAAACTGGGGCCATCAACCcaacataaacaaacaaacatcagTAGTCCAAGAGATCCACCAAATCATCCATTTTATGAAAACATTAATCCACATCATCAAAATCGTCATATTCCATACACAGGGAGAGATCACATTTCATACGGACATTTCCAGAAAGGATTGCATCAGCGACCATATTTAGATGAGACAATGGACAGTGTAAACACCGGTTATGATGACGATGATAATACAACCACGTCTGGAAGTTACACAATTGATGCTGACGATTTTCCTACGGAAGTGAAGTTTGATAAAATCCAAGACGTGATTGTTTAA